One Triplophysa rosa linkage group LG21, Trosa_1v2, whole genome shotgun sequence DNA segment encodes these proteins:
- the rnf41 gene encoding E3 ubiquitin-protein ligase NRDP1 — protein MGYDVTRFQGEVDEDLLCPICSGVLEEPVQAPHCEHAFCNACITQWFAQQQICPVDRTVVTLAHLRPVPRIMRNMLSKLQISCDNAGFGCTATLRLDQLQSHLKDCEHNPKRPVTCEEGCGLEMPKDEMPNHKCIKHLRSVVQQQQTKIADLEKTAAEHKHQLAEQKRDIQLLKAYMRAIRSANPNLQNLEESIEYNEILEWVNSLQPARVTRWGGMISTPDTVLQAVIRRSLIDSGCPLSIVSDLIENAHERNWPQGLATLETRQMNRRYYENYVAKRIPGKQAVVVMACENQHMGEDMILEPGLVMIFAHGVEEIL, from the exons ATGGGGTACGACGTCACCAGGTTCCAAGGAGAGGTGGACGAGGATCTGTTATGTCCCATCTGTAGCGGGGTGTTGGAGGAGCCAGTGCAg GCCCCGCACTGTGAGCATGCCTTCTGCAACGCCTGCATCACACAGTGGTTTGCCCAGCAGCAGATTTGTCCCGTGGACCGCACCGTAGTGACTCTCGCCCACCTGCGACCCGTTCCCCGCATCATGCGTAACATGCTTTCCAAACTGCAGATCTCCTGCGACAACGCTGGCTTCGGCTGCACCGCGACTCTGCGCCTCGACCAGCTGCAGTCGCACCTCAAAGACTGCGAGCACAACCCTAAGCGACCTGTCACGTGCGAGGAAGGCTGCGG gCTAGAAATGCCCAAAGATGAGATGCCCAACCACAAATGTATCAAGCACCTGCGCAGCGTGGTGCAACAGCAGCAGACCAAGATTGCAGACCTGGAGAAGACTGCTGCTGAGCACAAGCACCAACTCGCAGAGCAG AAACGTGACATCCAGCTCCTGAAAGCTTACATGCGAGCCATACGCAGCGCTAACCCTAACCTGCAGAACCTGGAGGAGAGCATAGAGTACAATGAAATCTTGGA GTGGGTGAACTCCCTGCAGCCCGCTCGTGTGACCCGCTGGGGTGGAATGATCTCGACACCCGACACCGTGCTCCAGGCCGTCATTAGACGTTCACTCATAGATAGCGGATGCCCGTTGTCGATCGTCAGTGACCTTATCGAAAATGCCCACGAACGCAACTGGCCCCAGGGCTTGGCCACGCTGGAGACGCGGCAGATGAATCGTCGATATTACGAAAACTACGTGGCCAAACGCATTCCGGGTAAGCAGGCTGTGGTGGTCATGGCCTGCGAGAACCAGCACATGGGTGAAGATATGATTCTGGAGCCGGGCTTGGTTATGATCTTCGCTCACGGCGTCGAAGAAATCTTATAG